The following are encoded together in the Acidobacteriota bacterium genome:
- a CDS encoding PIN domain-containing protein: MILVDTSSWIHLLRPDGDSTVHARVEEALTTGTACWCPVVQLELWNGARGDRERRALRGLAEALPELPIDEEVWRTAYDLAQRARSQGVTVPATDVLIAACAARHDAALESADSDFDLLASLDVRTS, encoded by the coding sequence GTGATTCTCGTCGACACGTCGTCCTGGATTCACCTGCTGCGTCCGGACGGCGACTCGACCGTCCACGCGCGAGTCGAAGAGGCCCTCACGACCGGAACGGCCTGCTGGTGTCCGGTCGTTCAACTCGAGCTATGGAACGGCGCCCGTGGCGACCGCGAGCGCAGGGCGCTTCGCGGCCTTGCCGAGGCACTGCCGGAACTTCCCATCGACGAAGAGGTTTGGCGGACGGCGTACGACCTGGCGCAACGGGCTCGCAGTCAAGGCGTCACGGTGCCTGCGACCGACGTACTCATTGCCGCGTGTGCCGCGCGTCACGACGCTGCGCTTGAGTCCGCGGATAGCGACTTCGACCTTCTGGCCTCGCTGGACGTCCGGACCAGCTAG
- a CDS encoding fumarate hydratase, translating to MTDFQHQHLFEHAGDEPEYRRLTSDHVRVESAGGRETLHIDPEALRLIARDAMDDIAHLLRASHLEQLRRVLDDPESSANDRFVAMELLKNANIAAGRVLPGCQDTGTAIVLGYKGQDVYTDFDDEEELCRGIFDAYQERNLRYSQMAPLSMYEEKNTGTNLPAQVDLYAARGDEYRFLFVAKGGGSANKCFLYQETRAILNPISLMNFVDEKLRTLGTSACPPYHIALVVGGTSAEATMKTLKLATCHALDDLPTSGNERGRAFRDLEMEQQIFELCTRIGIGAQFGGKYFAHDVRVIRLPRHGASLPVGLGVSCSADRQILGRINRDGIFLEQLEENPARYLPEIDEDELSGQVVAIDLNRPMDEIRAELSKYPVATRLALTGPMVVARDIAHARLKELLDSGQDLPQYFKDQPVYYAGPAKKPEGKASGSFGPTTAGRMDPYVDLFQSHGGSMVMLAKGNRSPQVRRACERHGGFHLGSIGGPAAALAEQSIRKVELREFEDLGMEAIWQIEVENFPAFIVIDDKGNDFFSPFEKTRAVAIGGGRKS from the coding sequence ATGACCGACTTCCAGCACCAGCACCTGTTCGAACACGCCGGCGACGAGCCGGAGTACCGTCGGTTGACGTCCGACCACGTCCGCGTCGAGTCCGCCGGCGGCCGCGAGACCCTGCACATCGATCCAGAGGCGCTGCGGCTGATCGCCCGCGACGCGATGGACGACATCGCCCACCTGCTGCGCGCCAGCCACCTGGAGCAGTTGCGCCGCGTCCTGGACGATCCGGAGTCGTCGGCCAACGACCGCTTCGTGGCGATGGAGCTTCTGAAGAACGCGAACATCGCGGCCGGTCGCGTCCTGCCCGGTTGCCAGGACACCGGCACCGCGATCGTCCTCGGCTACAAGGGCCAGGACGTGTACACGGACTTCGACGACGAGGAGGAACTCTGCCGGGGCATCTTCGACGCCTACCAGGAGCGCAACCTCCGCTACTCCCAGATGGCGCCGCTGTCGATGTACGAGGAGAAGAACACGGGCACGAACCTGCCCGCCCAGGTCGACCTCTACGCGGCGCGCGGCGACGAGTACCGGTTCCTGTTTGTCGCCAAGGGCGGCGGCTCGGCGAACAAGTGCTTCCTGTATCAGGAGACGAGGGCGATCCTGAACCCGATCTCGCTGATGAACTTCGTCGACGAGAAGCTCCGTACCCTCGGCACATCGGCCTGCCCGCCCTACCACATCGCCCTGGTCGTCGGCGGAACGTCGGCCGAGGCGACGATGAAGACGCTCAAGCTCGCGACCTGCCACGCCCTGGACGATCTCCCGACCAGCGGCAACGAACGTGGCCGCGCCTTCCGCGACCTGGAGATGGAGCAGCAGATCTTCGAGCTCTGCACCCGGATCGGCATCGGCGCCCAGTTCGGCGGCAAGTACTTCGCCCACGACGTGCGGGTCATCCGCCTGCCGCGCCACGGCGCCTCGCTGCCCGTCGGCCTCGGCGTGTCCTGTTCGGCCGACCGCCAGATCCTGGGCCGGATCAACCGCGACGGGATCTTCCTGGAGCAGCTCGAGGAGAACCCGGCCAGGTACCTGCCCGAAATCGACGAGGACGAACTCAGCGGCCAGGTCGTCGCCATCGACCTGAACCGGCCGATGGACGAGATTCGCGCCGAGCTCTCGAAGTACCCGGTCGCCACGCGGCTGGCGCTCACGGGTCCGATGGTCGTCGCCCGCGACATCGCCCACGCCCGGCTCAAGGAGTTGCTCGACTCGGGGCAGGATCTCCCTCAGTACTTCAAGGACCAGCCGGTGTACTACGCCGGCCCCGCGAAGAAACCCGAAGGCAAGGCGTCCGGGTCCTTCGGTCCGACAACCGCCGGACGGATGGATCCCTACGTCGACCTGTTCCAGAGCCACGGCGGCAGCATGGTCATGCTGGCCAAGGGCAACCGCTCACCACAGGTGCGCCGCGCCTGCGAGAGGCACGGCGGCTTCCATCTCGGCTCGATCGGCGGACCGGCGGCGGCGCTCGCCGAGCAGAGCATCCGGAAGGTCGAGCTGCGCGAGTTCGAGGATCTCGGCATGGAGGCCATCTGGCAGATCGAGGTCGAGAACTTCCCCGCCTTCATCGTGATCGACGACAAGGGGAACGATTTCTTCTCTCCGTTCGAGAAAACGCGAGCTGTAGCGATCGGAGGCGGAAGAAAAAGTTAG
- a CDS encoding galactose mutarotase, whose protein sequence is MTRRPWGEVDGREVEIFRLASQTGLQAEIAELGGAIVSLTAQGRDGEFADVVLGFDDLASYLADTNPYFGVVVGRYANRIAGGRFTLDGETYVLPRNDGKNSLHGGIRGLSRVVWEGEPFEDRNGAGVVLRYRSPDGEEGYPGNVDFQVRYLLTSAGDFRIEAEAVTDEPTVVNLSFHSYFNLQGEGEGDILDHELLLNSEQYTPVNDTLIPTGEIASTEGTPMDFRTAALIGDRIDNDFEQLRFGGGYDHNWVLRPAEKEGEMRMAAIVVEPTSGRKLVVRTTAPGLQLYTGNFLDGTLVGKSGRPYVHRGGLCLETQHFPDAPNQPTFPSTVLRPGETYRQVTEYQFYTDSVRRQDR, encoded by the coding sequence GTGACTCGGCGCCCCTGGGGCGAAGTCGACGGCAGGGAGGTCGAGATCTTCCGTCTTGCATCGCAAACGGGGCTCCAGGCCGAGATCGCCGAACTTGGCGGCGCGATCGTGTCCCTGACGGCCCAGGGCCGCGATGGCGAGTTCGCCGACGTTGTGCTCGGCTTCGACGACCTCGCTTCGTATCTCGCCGACACGAACCCCTACTTCGGTGTTGTCGTCGGGCGCTATGCGAATCGCATCGCCGGGGGCCGCTTCACTCTCGACGGCGAGACCTACGTCCTGCCCCGGAACGACGGCAAGAACAGCCTCCACGGCGGCATCCGAGGGCTCAGTCGCGTGGTCTGGGAGGGTGAACCGTTCGAGGACCGAAACGGAGCGGGCGTGGTGCTCCGGTACCGGAGTCCCGATGGCGAGGAAGGCTACCCGGGCAACGTGGACTTCCAAGTGCGCTACCTGTTGACGTCGGCCGGCGACTTTCGCATCGAAGCGGAGGCAGTGACGGACGAGCCCACCGTCGTCAACCTGTCCTTCCACTCCTACTTCAACCTCCAGGGGGAGGGCGAGGGCGACATTCTGGACCACGAGCTGCTGCTCAACAGCGAGCAGTACACGCCCGTCAACGACACGTTGATTCCGACTGGCGAGATCGCGTCCACCGAGGGCACGCCGATGGACTTCCGGACCGCGGCGTTGATCGGTGACCGGATCGACAACGACTTCGAGCAGCTTCGCTTCGGCGGCGGCTACGACCACAACTGGGTGCTGCGGCCGGCGGAGAAGGAGGGCGAGATGCGTATGGCGGCCATCGTCGTCGAACCGACGAGTGGCAGAAAGCTGGTCGTGAGGACGACGGCCCCGGGGCTGCAGCTCTACACCGGTAACTTCCTCGACGGCACGCTGGTCGGAAAGAGCGGTCGCCCGTACGTTCATCGAGGCGGCCTGTGCCTCGAGACCCAGCACTTTCCCGACGCTCCGAACCAGCCGACGTTTCCCAGCACGGTGCTGCGGCCGGGCGAGACCTACCGGCAGGTGACGGAGTACCAGTTCTACACGGACTCCGTACGTCGCCAGGATCGCTAG
- a CDS encoding type II toxin-antitoxin system VapB family antitoxin, translated as MKTTVDIPERELEDAIRFTNAKTKREAIVGAITDFNRRMRMAELVRYADTCDDLMTPEELQALRRRG; from the coding sequence ATGAAGACCACTGTGGATATTCCAGAACGTGAACTGGAAGATGCAATCAGGTTCACGAACGCGAAGACGAAGCGCGAGGCGATCGTCGGGGCGATCACAGACTTCAACCGCCGGATGCGCATGGCGGAGCTGGTTCGCTACGCGGACACGTGCGACGACCTGATGACGCCCGAGGAACTCCAGGCGCTTCGCCGTCGGGGCTAG